A genomic segment from Malaclemys terrapin pileata isolate rMalTer1 chromosome 1, rMalTer1.hap1, whole genome shotgun sequence encodes:
- the LOC128830506 gene encoding homeobox protein NANOG-like yields MSAHLAMPPYQPYPAGVGTGIRYGDYYWNCPGEMDNVPHKEAADADVPVPEPEEKTLHNPELSPASSSSGTRMRYTPDSATSPNTEPPSPHPAIRVGGVESGGGVKKAKSRTAFSQEQLQTLHQRFQSQKYLSPQQIRELGSALGLTYKQVKTWFQNQRMKFKRCQKETQWMEKGTCLSQAGYLDLNPSYHQGCPVSASRNIQTVTNVHQSYGSSQTYGNSQSLYPFVAIEEEGFFGKAGGACSAQQAMGFFSQQKMNFYHGFPANMDYASVETEDGYHFQNASVNATSFPGTAGCQQYQPAWHPQGTQSNYNS; encoded by the exons ATGAGTGCCCATCTGGCAATGCCCCCCTACCAGCCTTACCCAGCCGGGGTAGGAACTGGAATAAGGTATGGAGACTACTATTGGAATTGCCCAGGGGAGATGGACAATGTCCCCCACAAAGAGGCAGCAGATGCTGATGTCCCGGTCCCAGAGCCAGAGGAGAAGACCCTCCATAACCCAG AGCTCTCTCCAGCTTCCTCCAGCTCGGGAACACGCATGCGGTACACCCCGGACTCAGCCACCAGCCCCAACACGGAGCCCCCATCCCCACACCCTGCGATCCGGGTGGGTGGGGTGGaaagcgggggaggggtgaagaaGGCCAAGAGCCGCACGGCCttctcccaggagcagctgcaaaCCCTGCACCAGCGATTCCAGAGCCAGAAATACCTCAGCCCCCAGCAGATCCgggagctgggctcagccctggggctcaccTACAAGCAG GTAAAAACATGGTTTCAAAACCAACGGATGAAGTTTAAACGATGCCAGAAGGAAACTCAGTGGATGGAAAAAGGGACATGCCTATCCCAA GCAGGTTACCTGGATCTGAACCCCAGTTATCACCAGGGTTGTCCAGTTAGTGCCAGCAGGAACATCCAGACTGTGACCAATGTGCATCAGAGCTATGGTAGCAGCCAGACCTATGGGAATAGCCAGAGCCTGTATCCCTTCGTGGCTATCGAGGAGGAGGGGTTCTTTGGGAAAGCTGGGGGAGCCTGCAGTGCCCAGCAGGCAATGGGCTTCTTCAGCCAGCAAAAGATGAACTTTTATCATGGCTTCCCAGCGAACATGGATTATGCCAGCGTGGAGACAGAAGATGGCTACCACTTCCAGAATGCCTCTGTCAATGCAACGTCCTTCCCGGGCACTGCTGGGTGCCAGCAGTACCAGCCAGCATGGCACCCTCAAGGGACGCAAAGCAACTATAACTCTTAG
- the LOC128834724 gene encoding homeobox protein NANOG-like, protein MSAHLAGPSYQPYPSGTGMGYGEFYWNSAGGTEHALSCPGRGAEAAGDAQFPVEESQNSDLSPASSSSGNFSHFTPDSATSPQTESSSPHPASKPQKNGKEREGGMKKAKIRTAFSKEQLQTLHQRFQSQKYLSPQQIRELAAVLGLTYKQVKTWFQNRRMKLKRCQKYNLWSERAQCLTQTGFQPSGYLEVHPKFHQSYPISAAGNIQAVGNPRQNYSAGQNPYAFIANEEGGVFSKGGTTCSVQQTVGFIAQHKVDFYHGFPGTMEYNGAKTGDGYSFHHASATVAPFPGTAGHHLYHP, encoded by the exons ATGAGTGCTCACTTGGCTGGGCCCTCTTACCAGCCTTACCCAAGTGGGACTGGCATGGGCTACGGGGAGTTTTACTGGAACTCAGCAGGGGGTACAGAACATGCTCTGTCATGCCCAGGAAGGGGAGCAGAAGCAGCTGGTGATGCTCAGTTTCCGGTGGAGGAAAGCCAGAACTCAG atctctcccctgcttcctccaGCTCTGGGAATTTCAGCCACTTCACACCAGATTCGGCCACAAGCCCCCAGACAGAATCCTCGTCCCCCCACCCTGCATCCAAGCCTCAGAAGAATGggaaggaaagagagggaggaatGAAGAAGGCCAAGATCCGTACAGCCTTCTCCAAGGAGCAGCTGCAAACCCTGCACCAGCGGTTCCAGAGCCAGAAATACCTCAGCCCCCAACAGATCCGGGAACTGGCTGCAGTTCTGGGGCTCACTTACAAGCAG GTTAAGACCTGGTTCCAGAACCGAAGGATGAAGTTGAAGAGATGCCAGAAGTACAACCTGTGGTCGGAGCGGGCTCAGTGCCTCACGCAG actgggttccagcccagcgGGTACCTGGAAGTGCACCCCAAATTCCACCAGAGCTATCCGATCAGCGCAGCTGGAAACATCCAAGCTGTGGGCAACCCCCGTCAAAACTACTCAGCAGGGCAGAACCCCTATGCATTCATAGCCAATGAGGAGGGAGGGGTCTTCAGCAAAGGTGGGACCACCTGTAGCGTCCAACAGACAGTGGGATTCATTGCCCAGCACAAAGTAGACTTTTATCATGGCTTCCCTGGGACCATGGAATACAATGGCGCAAAGACAGGAGATGGTTATAGCTTCCACCATGCCTCAGCCACTGTGGCACCTTTTCCGGGCACTGCTGGCCACCATCTGTACCACCCCTAA